From a region of the Aeoliella mucimassa genome:
- a CDS encoding M56 family metallopeptidase, with amino-acid sequence MSPSLITILWCVIQVTLFSLVTGVLYFAARRYAATLASGVLVGSLGLVLVLTLLAASPWPRWSWTTESATTLTAPDASAAEVNLPEEESPSLPTTDQQLPSAYMAAWQAFAETVTTPSEASAAISSESNWSVSLLVRVLLMGCLVVSVLRLLRGIHYVQSLLKTSQPITDDGPNATLAQLAERLQLPGQVQLRESSDLATAATFGWRTQYVLLPVAWRDWSEQQLRAVLAHELSHVAARDYRSWLVARLAVAIHFYHPLVRWLAGRLQLEQELAADANAAQLVGDRQQYLECLAHLALSTPMYRTAGPARTLIPNRSLLMRRVEMLRTSPPLRSLGSHATLRRVAIGFLAVVAVAVAGFRQPVASQEESATKSDKTAPVEYDVVEMPQRIPLKYVPPKAMCVTSIRVSSIIKSPELAAEIDELTTDTFMGEADLSVSDISEIMFIVPNKAPYEPRFLFRFKSADACRKAFAAATRKAQNAVLGIRDDRRLVARAGETQYTQLDATTFAIDRVLNGMPDHKDFENSAEPVWAEQWASAMESELCSAVNAAAFRAEFQDEVDSMDREPNNFLLRSVAPVVQHTDWAVASIDIEQGLHAQVHAQCDSAEHAQQVASIAQAFVTLGGGMLDQQVEMLKKQLEQMPDDEQQNIKTLSDKWFKVARHFIANAHPTAEGDVASIDYQCDLISRGESEMLVQMLIPGVVAARAAARRTMSMNNMKQLALAMHNYHDTYGHFPAAQNYAEGSKYPHSWRVALLPFMEQQALYDRYQFDQPWDSPANKQIADTVVKIYQSPFDSPGSTNTSYFALTGPDTIFSDNKGTKFSTITDGTSNTIMFVEAKRNIPWTKPEDLPYASDIPLPELGGWMPNIYLVALSDGSVQVVSKEADEGNIRAMITKSGREVVQRP; translated from the coding sequence ATGAGTCCATCTTTGATTACGATTCTCTGGTGTGTGATTCAGGTCACGTTGTTTTCGCTGGTAACTGGCGTGTTGTACTTCGCTGCTCGTCGGTACGCGGCAACGCTAGCGAGCGGGGTGCTGGTGGGTAGTTTGGGGTTGGTGCTAGTGCTTACGCTGCTGGCAGCGAGTCCTTGGCCGCGATGGTCGTGGACTACCGAGTCGGCAACTACTCTCACAGCGCCCGACGCATCCGCGGCCGAGGTCAACTTGCCGGAGGAGGAATCCCCCAGTTTGCCGACCACCGACCAGCAACTGCCTTCGGCCTATATGGCCGCCTGGCAGGCGTTTGCCGAAACGGTGACCACACCAAGCGAAGCGAGCGCGGCCATCAGTAGCGAGTCGAACTGGAGTGTTTCGCTACTAGTGCGAGTACTGCTGATGGGTTGTTTGGTCGTGAGTGTCCTCCGTTTGCTACGTGGCATACACTACGTGCAATCGCTGCTAAAAACGAGTCAACCGATTACCGACGACGGGCCGAACGCGACGCTTGCGCAGCTTGCCGAGCGTTTGCAGCTGCCCGGCCAAGTGCAGCTTCGCGAGTCGTCCGATCTGGCGACCGCGGCGACGTTTGGCTGGCGGACCCAGTACGTGCTGCTGCCGGTTGCTTGGCGCGACTGGAGCGAGCAGCAACTGCGGGCGGTGTTGGCTCATGAGCTATCGCACGTGGCCGCTCGCGATTACCGCTCGTGGCTTGTTGCCCGCTTGGCGGTTGCCATTCACTTCTATCACCCGCTGGTGCGTTGGCTGGCGGGCCGCTTGCAGCTGGAGCAAGAGCTGGCTGCGGATGCCAACGCCGCCCAATTGGTGGGCGATCGCCAGCAGTACCTCGAGTGCCTGGCACACTTGGCGTTATCGACGCCGATGTATCGAACCGCGGGACCCGCCCGCACGCTGATTCCCAACCGTTCCCTATTAATGAGGAGAGTCGAGATGCTTCGAACATCCCCCCCATTGCGATCGTTGGGCAGCCATGCCACGTTGCGCCGAGTCGCGATCGGTTTTCTGGCAGTGGTCGCGGTCGCGGTTGCCGGGTTCCGGCAACCGGTGGCCAGCCAGGAAGAGTCCGCCACCAAGTCCGACAAGACCGCCCCGGTGGAATACGATGTCGTGGAGATGCCGCAGCGGATACCGCTCAAGTACGTTCCTCCTAAGGCGATGTGTGTTACGTCGATTCGAGTAAGTTCTATCATCAAAAGTCCTGAGTTAGCGGCGGAGATCGATGAGTTGACCACCGACACCTTCATGGGCGAGGCGGATTTGTCGGTCTCTGATATTTCGGAAATCATGTTCATCGTGCCAAACAAGGCCCCGTACGAGCCGCGGTTTTTGTTTCGATTCAAGTCGGCGGATGCCTGTCGTAAGGCCTTTGCAGCTGCCACGCGGAAAGCACAAAATGCGGTTCTCGGAATACGGGATGATCGTAGGTTGGTTGCTCGCGCCGGCGAGACGCAGTACACACAGCTCGATGCCACTACGTTTGCCATCGACCGTGTGCTAAACGGCATGCCGGATCACAAGGATTTTGAAAACAGTGCTGAGCCGGTTTGGGCCGAGCAGTGGGCCAGTGCTATGGAGAGCGAGTTGTGCTCGGCGGTCAATGCTGCCGCCTTCCGTGCTGAGTTCCAGGACGAAGTCGACAGCATGGATCGTGAACCGAACAATTTCCTGCTTCGCTCAGTAGCGCCAGTGGTGCAGCACACCGACTGGGCGGTCGCTTCCATCGATATCGAACAAGGCTTGCACGCTCAGGTGCACGCGCAGTGCGATTCGGCGGAACACGCCCAGCAGGTTGCCAGCATCGCCCAGGCGTTCGTCACCTTAGGCGGCGGGATGCTCGATCAGCAGGTCGAAATGCTCAAAAAGCAACTCGAGCAAATGCCTGACGACGAGCAGCAAAATATCAAAACACTAAGCGACAAGTGGTTCAAAGTCGCTCGGCACTTTATTGCCAACGCCCACCCCACGGCCGAGGGCGACGTTGCCAGCATCGACTACCAGTGCGACCTCATCTCGCGAGGCGAGTCGGAAATGCTGGTGCAAATGCTCATTCCAGGTGTCGTTGCTGCCCGCGCGGCGGCTCGACGCACCATGAGCATGAACAACATGAAGCAGCTCGCTCTGGCGATGCACAACTATCACGACACGTACGGGCACTTCCCCGCAGCGCAAAACTACGCCGAGGGTAGCAAGTACCCTCACAGCTGGCGGGTAGCGTTGCTACCGTTCATGGAGCAACAAGCGCTCTACGATCGGTATCAGTTCGACCAACCATGGGATAGTCCGGCCAACAAGCAAATCGCCGACACGGTCGTGAAGATTTACCAATCGCCGTTTGATAGCCCGGGCTCGACCAACACAAGTTACTTTGCGTTGACGGGACCCGATACTATTTTCTCCGATAACAAAGGAACGAAATTTAGCACCATTACCGATGGAACAAGCAACACGATCATGTTTGTGGAAGCCAAGCGTAATATTCCTTGGACCAAGCCCGAAGACTTGCCTTATGCGTCCGACATCCCACTTCCAGAGCTTGGCGGGTGGATGCCGAACATCTATCTAGTCGCGCTTAGCGATGGCAGTGTGCAGGTCGTCTCTAAAGAGGCCGATGAGGGCAATATTCGAGCCATGATCACCAAGAGCGGGCGCGAAGTTGTGCAGCGTCCGTAA
- a CDS encoding alpha-L-fucosidase has translation MSTKKRSLARLHSGSSRGQNGGRSLDNSSHQWSDTMLKQLMIGLVALTMAMPVLADEPAANAIDQDQRMEWWRDARFGLFIHWGLYSIPAGEWQGNTNHAEWIRHTAHIPLETYNQYTDEFNPTEFDADEWVKMAKQAGMKYLVITSKHHDGFCLWPSDQTEFDVSSTPFDRDIMGELKEACDKHGLKFCMYHSIMDWHHPDYLPRREWEKDRPADDADYDRYVTYMKAQLKELIERYDPAVLWFDGEWEGTWTHERGIDLDEYCRSLKPDIIVNNRVDKGRRGMAGLNAEGTDWRGDFGTPEQEIPATGVPGVDWESCMTMNGHWGYNKLDKNFKSTTDLVRKLIDIASKGGNYLLNVGPMANGEFPEESIERLAEMGAWMDNNGDSIYGTTASPCPMPEWGRVTRKGDRVFLHVFDWPADGKLVVPFAAEVTSCKLLAAPQRTFETNATPKGLELMLTGDAENSIASVVELTIDGEVKPIK, from the coding sequence ATGAGTACGAAAAAACGGAGTCTCGCCAGGTTGCATTCCGGTTCGTCCCGCGGCCAGAATGGCGGGCGTAGCTTGGACAACTCATCTCACCAATGGAGCGATACGATGCTCAAACAACTCATGATTGGTCTCGTGGCCCTTACTATGGCAATGCCAGTGCTGGCCGACGAGCCGGCCGCTAACGCGATCGACCAAGACCAACGCATGGAGTGGTGGCGCGACGCACGCTTCGGGCTGTTCATTCATTGGGGACTCTACTCCATTCCGGCCGGCGAGTGGCAAGGCAACACGAATCACGCGGAGTGGATTCGCCATACCGCCCACATTCCGTTGGAGACGTACAACCAGTACACCGACGAGTTTAACCCCACCGAGTTCGACGCCGACGAGTGGGTAAAGATGGCTAAGCAGGCAGGCATGAAGTACCTAGTGATCACCAGCAAGCATCACGATGGCTTCTGCTTGTGGCCCAGCGACCAGACCGAGTTCGACGTGTCGTCGACTCCTTTCGATCGCGATATCATGGGCGAGCTGAAAGAAGCTTGCGACAAGCATGGCCTGAAGTTCTGCATGTATCACTCGATCATGGACTGGCATCATCCCGACTACCTGCCGCGCCGCGAATGGGAGAAGGATCGCCCGGCCGACGATGCCGACTACGATCGCTACGTCACGTACATGAAAGCCCAATTGAAAGAGCTGATCGAACGCTACGATCCGGCCGTGCTGTGGTTCGATGGCGAATGGGAAGGCACCTGGACCCACGAGCGCGGCATCGACCTCGACGAATACTGCCGTAGCTTGAAGCCCGATATCATTGTGAATAACCGCGTCGACAAAGGCCGCCGGGGCATGGCTGGCTTAAACGCCGAGGGCACCGACTGGCGAGGAGATTTCGGCACGCCCGAACAAGAGATCCCCGCTACGGGTGTCCCCGGCGTCGATTGGGAATCGTGCATGACTATGAATGGTCACTGGGGTTACAACAAGCTCGACAAGAACTTCAAGAGCACGACCGATTTGGTTCGCAAGCTGATCGATATCGCCAGCAAAGGTGGCAACTACCTGCTGAACGTCGGCCCGATGGCCAACGGCGAGTTCCCCGAAGAGTCGATTGAACGCCTGGCCGAAATGGGTGCCTGGATGGACAACAACGGCGACTCGATCTACGGCACCACCGCCAGCCCTTGCCCGATGCCGGAGTGGGGTCGCGTGACCCGCAAAGGGGATCGGGTGTTCCTGCACGTGTTCGACTGGCCAGCCGACGGCAAGCTAGTGGTTCCGTTCGCCGCCGAAGTAACCAGCTGCAAACTGCTGGCCGCCCCTCAGCGGACGTTCGAAACGAACGCCACGCCGAAGGGCTTGGAACTCATGCTCACCGGCGACGCTGAGAACAGCATCGCCAGCGTGGTGGAACTCACCATCGACGGGGAGGTAAAGCCCATCAAGTAG
- a CDS encoding NUDIX domain-containing protein has translation MKKRKRKLRVRAVIVREGHLLLCRHDDRDIAFLPGGRVERGERLDLALRREIMEETGAPIEQLDYLGAVEHRWYEASRPVHDLNHFFAAECPALTPTYTPECEDEGVHLVWVEVAQVPQQAIYPQTAKRCLVDWLSGERATWWGVEDDWPVEASDGDKVG, from the coding sequence ATGAAAAAACGTAAACGCAAACTTCGTGTGCGGGCGGTCATCGTGCGGGAAGGGCATCTGCTGTTGTGTCGACACGACGATCGCGACATCGCCTTCCTGCCAGGTGGGCGGGTGGAGCGCGGCGAGCGACTCGACCTGGCGCTCCGGCGGGAGATCATGGAGGAGACCGGCGCACCGATCGAGCAACTCGACTACTTGGGCGCGGTGGAGCATCGCTGGTACGAAGCCAGCCGTCCGGTGCACGATCTCAACCATTTCTTCGCGGCCGAGTGCCCCGCGCTCACCCCCACCTACACGCCAGAGTGCGAGGACGAAGGAGTGCATTTGGTGTGGGTCGAGGTCGCTCAGGTGCCGCAGCAAGCCATCTACCCGCAGACCGCCAAGCGGTGTCTCGTGGACTGGCTCTCGGGGGAGCGGGCGACCTGGTGGGGCGTGGAAGACGACTGGCCCGTCGAAGCGAGCGACGGAGACAAAGTGGGGTGA
- a CDS encoding YybH family protein, giving the protein MRHLTRLSLVALLFSGAPVLGQTPESDSVAPPAAEAAPSETPTPDAPAADDPTPAIRKVVDSYVAAFNGADAKALAAHWSESGELITSDGAVVKGHDAIEKAFAAYFAENKEAKIEIVDMVVESVSPCVAIESGVARVIAPDSEPEDSEYQVVHVKGPSGWKMDSVREGAPLELPPSHYEQLTSLEWMVGTWSNDSDESTFLSTCRWSTNRNFLIRSFQVVIGDQVDFEGTQVIGWDPHTDTIRSWVFDSDGGFGVGLWSQDGNRWIVQTRHHLPDGRVGTAMNIYELVDDNTVRFESTARQVDGELMPSIDAVELVRQ; this is encoded by the coding sequence ATGCGGCACCTTACTCGCTTGTCTCTTGTGGCTCTATTGTTCAGCGGTGCTCCGGTGCTTGGCCAGACGCCCGAATCCGACTCCGTCGCCCCGCCAGCGGCCGAAGCTGCTCCCTCAGAAACACCCACTCCCGACGCTCCTGCGGCCGACGACCCCACCCCCGCCATTCGCAAGGTGGTCGACTCTTACGTCGCCGCGTTCAACGGGGCCGACGCCAAGGCGCTAGCTGCGCACTGGTCGGAATCGGGCGAGCTGATTACCTCCGACGGAGCGGTGGTCAAAGGTCACGATGCCATCGAAAAAGCCTTTGCCGCCTACTTTGCCGAGAACAAAGAAGCGAAGATCGAGATCGTCGACATGGTGGTCGAGAGCGTCTCGCCCTGCGTGGCCATCGAGTCGGGCGTCGCCCGCGTGATCGCGCCCGATAGCGAGCCGGAAGATTCCGAGTACCAAGTGGTGCACGTCAAAGGCCCAAGCGGCTGGAAGATGGATAGCGTTCGCGAAGGAGCTCCGCTGGAGCTTCCCCCCTCGCACTACGAGCAGCTCACCAGCTTGGAATGGATGGTCGGCACCTGGAGCAACGACTCCGACGAGTCGACCTTCCTGAGCACTTGCCGGTGGAGCACGAATCGCAACTTCCTGATTCGCAGTTTTCAGGTCGTCATCGGCGACCAGGTGGATTTCGAAGGCACGCAAGTCATCGGCTGGGACCCACACACCGATACGATTCGCTCGTGGGTGTTTGACTCCGACGGTGGTTTTGGAGTCGGGCTCTGGAGCCAGGATGGCAATCGCTGGATCGTACAAACCCGGCACCACTTGCCGGACGGTCGCGTAGGAACCGCGATGAACATCTACGAATTGGTCGACGACAACACGGTGCGTTTCGAGTCGACCGCCCGTCAGGTGGATGGTGAGCTGATGCCGAGCATCGACGCCGTCGAACTGGTTCGCCAGTAA